A genome region from Melospiza melodia melodia isolate bMelMel2 chromosome 28, bMelMel2.pri, whole genome shotgun sequence includes the following:
- the CTTNBP2NL gene encoding CTTNBP2 N-terminal-like protein yields the protein MNLEKLSKPELLTLFSILEGELEARDLVIEALKAQHRDTFIEERYGKYNISDPLMALQRDFETLKEGNHGEKQPVCSNPLSILKVVMKHCKNMQERMLSQLAAAESRHRKVILDLEEERQRHAQDTAEGDDVTYMLEKERERLTQQVEFEKSQVKKFEKEQKKLSSQLEEERARHKQLSSMLVVECKKATAKAAEEGQKTAELSLKLEKEKSKVSKLEEELAAKRKRGLQMEAQVEKQLSEFDIEREQLKAKLNREENRTKALKEEVECLKKALKELEASCQEHSPPKAVHPSPSVTSRGVTTDSPPVKSVSCQTEGPQAERAAPASASRAAHAVCASPCAPAHSYAKSNGHCDTDGQAAGDTNAAESPAHREKPAAAPEGAVENGSSPARTESPVHQLPSAAASLSPSSTAASSLTPSPCSSPVLAKRLVGASAGSPGYQSSYQVGINQRFHAARHKFQSQAEQEQQPGGLQSPPSRDLSPTLADNSAAKQLARNTVTQVLSRFTSQQGPIKPVSPNSSPFGTDYRSLAGAGSPRAEAGHCPSPAKVSSPLSPLSPGIKSPTIPRAERGNPPPIPPKKPGLAQSPAAAAAPLGKGSSLGAPGDVASSCSSSTVLSNGKDLEILLPSSS from the exons ATGAATCTGGAAAAACTCAGCAAACCAGAGCTACTGACGCTGTTTAGCATTCTCGAGGGAGAATTAGAAGCAAGAGATCTTGTCATAGAGGCTTTAAAG gcccagcacagggacacattCATCGAGGAACGCTATGGGAAATACAACATCAGTGATCCACTgatggctctgcagagagactttgAGACACTGAAAGAGGGGAACCATGGTGAAAAGCAGCCAGTATGCTCCAATCCTTTGTCTATTTTGAAAGTGGTGATGAAACACTGCAAGAATATGCAGGAGAGAATGTTATCCCAACTGGCTGCTGCAGAAAGCAGGCACAGAAAG GTGATCCTGGACCTGGAGGAGGAGCGGCAGCGGCACGCGCAGGACACGGCCGAGGGGGACGATGTCACCTACATGCTGGAGAAGGAGCGGGAGCGGCTCACCCAGCAG GTGGAGTTTGAAAAGTCCCAAGTGAAGAAGTTTGAGAAGGAGCAGAAGAAGCTGTCGAGCCAGTTGGAGGAGGAAAGGGCACGCCACAAGCAACTCTCTTCCATGCTTGTTGTGGAGTGCAAGAAAGCCACTGCCAAAGCAGCTGAAGAGGGCCAGAAGACAGCAGAGCTGAGCTTGAAATTGGAAAAGGAGAAGAGTAAGGTGAGTAAACTGGAAGAGGAGCTGGCAGCCAAGAGGAAGCGGGGCTTGCAGATGGAAGCACAAGTAGAAAAGCAGCTCTCAGAGTTTGACATTGAAAGAGAGCAGCTGAAGGCTAAGCTGAACAGAGAAGAAAACCGTACGAAAGCACTCAAAGAAGAGGTGGAATGTCTGAAGAAAGCCCTGAAGGAGCTGGAGGCTTCCTGCCAGGAGCACAGTCCCCCCAAGGCCGTGCATCCCAGCCCCTCGGTGACGTCCAGGGGGGTCACAACCGACAGCCCCCCAGTGAAGTCAGTGTCCTGCCAGACCGAGGGCCCGCAGGCAGAgcgagcagcccctgccagcgccagcagagctgcccacgccgtgtgtgccagcccctgtgccccCGCTCACTCCTATGCAAAGTCCAACGGGCATTGTGACACGGACGGGCAGGCGGCTGGGGACACGaatgctgcagagagcccagctcACAGGGAGAagcctgccgcagcccccgagggTGCCGTGGAGAACGGGAGCTCCCCTGCGAGAACAGAGTCCCCGGTGCACCAGCTGCCCTCCGCGGCGGcgtccctgtcccccagcagcacagctgcctcCTCCCTCACCCcgtctccctgctcctccccggtGCTGGCCAAGCGCCTGGTGGGAGCCTCTGCCGGCAGCCCTGGCTACCAGTCCTCCTACCAGGTGGGCATCAACCAGCGCTTCCACGCGGCCAGGCACAAGTTCCAGTCCCAGgccgagcaggagcagcagccagggggCCTGCAGAGCCCCCCGTCCCGGGACCTGTCCCCCACCCTGGCCGACAACTCGGCTGCCAAGCAGCTGGCGCGCAACACGGTGACGCAGGTGCTGTCCCGGTTCACCAGCCAGCAGGGCCCCATCAAGCCCGTGTCCCCCAACAGCTCGCCCTTCGGCACGGACTACCGCAGCCTGGCCGGCGCCGGCAGCCCCAGGGCCGAGGCCGggcactgccccagccccgcCAAGGTCTCCAGCCCGCTCAGCCCCTTGTCTCCGGGGATCAAGTCCCCCACCATTCCCCGGGCAGAGAGGGGGAACCCCCCGCCCATCCCTCCCAAGAAGCCCGGCCTGGCTCAGTCgcccgccgctgctgctgctcccctcgGCAAGGGCTCCTCCCTGGGCGCCCCCGGGGACgtggccagcagctgctccagcagcaccgtCCTGTCAAATGGCAAGGACCTGGAGATCCTCCTGCCAAGCAGCAGCTAG